The following are encoded in a window of Impatiens glandulifera chromosome 5, dImpGla2.1, whole genome shotgun sequence genomic DNA:
- the LOC124938628 gene encoding reticulon-like protein B8 gives MPERITAEGIMENIMEKFADNVPKHKSVSFFDEDKSSSVSTHLNKLFGRQKSMHKIFGGGKSADVLLWRNKKISFGVLASATVIWILFEWLNYNFMSLACFGLGLGMLAQFVWANASGLMSRSRSSVSRVALPEELFVNIAKSVGAEVNKGLAFLQDVAIRGNTKLFLGVVASLWIAAIISSWCNFLTLLYIGFVGAHTLPVVYEKNDDKVDAFVYKALDQLRNNYKKLDSSVLSRIPKGRQFKGKKLE, from the exons ATGCCCGAGAGAATAACAGCAGAAGGTATTATGGAGAACATCATGGAAAAATTTGCAGACAATGTTCCAAAACACAAATCCGTTTCATTCTTTGATGAAGACAAATCAAGTTCTGTTAGTACCCATCTCAATAAACTGTTTGGACGCCAGAAATCAATGCACAAAATTTTTGGGGGTGGAAAAT CTGCTGATGTGCTTTTGTGGAGGAATAAGAAGATCTCTTTTGGGGTGTTGGCCAGTGCTACAGTAATCTGGATTCTCTTTGAATGGCTAAACTACAATTTTATGTCTCTTGCCTGCTTTGGCTTGGGACTTGGCATGCTTGCACAATTTGTATGGGCAAATGCTTCTGGTTTAATGAGCAG GTCTCGATCTAGTGTTTCTCGTGTTGCTCTACCCGAAGAGCTATTTGTCAATATTGCCAAATCAGTTGGTGCTGAAGTCAACAAGGGTCTTGCATTTCTTCAGGATGTTGCAATCAGAGGAAACACAAAATTGTTTCTTGGT GTTGTAGCGAGTTTGTGGATTGCTGCTATTATCAGCAGCTGGTGCAACTTCTTGACTCTCCTGTATATTG GTTTTGTTGGGGCACATACATTGCCAGTTGTGTACGAGAAGAATGACGATAAGGTGGATGCATTTGTGTACAAAGCATTGGACCAGCTTCGCAATAACTACAAGAAGCTGGATTCCAGTGTTCTTAGTAGAATCCCAAAAGGAAGACAGTTTAAGGGGAAAAAGCTTGAATAG